In one window of Allorhodopirellula heiligendammensis DNA:
- a CDS encoding 2-hydroxyacid dehydrogenase, whose translation MSLPRVITDGPLSPDLDRMLHGHVELLPWSAADADRDDSVCGIYTYGHPTVDHQMIDRLPNLRVISNNGVGVDHIDVAAARQRNVAVGNTPGVLDGATADMAFALILAAGRRIVESDRLARAEDFDVQRPQVLMAHEVHGATIGIVGLGQIGGQVARRALGFDMRVLYYNRREIVDGDIAATYASLDRLLAESDYVVLTVPLSSSTTGMIGTREIELMKSTAVLVNVARGPVVDTAALTRALQEGKIRGAGLDVTDPEPLPRDHPLLSQSNAVITPHLGSATFETRRKMAELSVENLLAGLRGDTLTTPVN comes from the coding sequence GTGAGTTTGCCACGAGTCATCACCGATGGTCCGCTTTCGCCAGATTTGGACAGGATGCTTCACGGTCACGTGGAACTGCTGCCTTGGTCAGCAGCCGATGCGGATCGCGACGATTCAGTTTGCGGCATCTATACCTACGGACATCCGACGGTTGATCACCAGATGATTGATCGCTTGCCGAATTTGCGAGTGATCAGCAATAACGGCGTCGGCGTTGACCACATCGATGTGGCAGCGGCGCGACAGCGGAATGTTGCTGTCGGCAATACGCCTGGAGTATTAGATGGAGCGACCGCCGATATGGCGTTCGCATTGATCCTGGCAGCCGGCAGACGAATCGTCGAAAGCGACCGCCTCGCTCGCGCGGAAGATTTTGACGTCCAAAGACCGCAAGTGCTGATGGCGCATGAGGTTCACGGCGCAACGATCGGCATCGTTGGATTAGGGCAAATTGGTGGACAAGTTGCTCGGCGAGCTCTTGGATTCGATATGCGAGTCCTGTACTACAATCGCCGCGAAATAGTTGACGGCGATATCGCGGCAACCTATGCATCGCTCGACCGCTTGTTGGCAGAATCCGATTATGTCGTCTTGACGGTTCCATTGTCATCGAGCACCACGGGCATGATTGGTACGCGTGAAATTGAATTGATGAAATCAACAGCAGTACTCGTCAATGTCGCGCGAGGTCCCGTCGTGGATACAGCTGCGCTAACACGGGCATTGCAGGAGGGCAAGATTCGAGGTGCTGGGCTGGACGTCACTGATCCCGAACCCTTGCCGCGCGACCATCCGCTCCTGAGCCAATCCAATGCCGTGATCACGCCACATCTGGGCAGTGCTACGTTTGAAACACGGCGAAAAATGGCGGAGCTCTCCGTTGAGAATCTACTGGCAGGACTTCGAGGTGACACCTTAACCACCCCAGTGAACTGA
- a CDS encoding serine hydrolase, with protein MPAFLLVSGFRYRSGSMSVDAILKAALRPAVFGVAVAIVVVACSSAMADEGSAANQAQTGPPGDPHQSVTRENVDTALAGIPELVENMRRATGVPGMAIAVVFEDEVVYSAGFGVCKLGSDDPVGPDTVFQIASLSKALSATAVAAIVGDGTIAWEDPVVDHLPDFRLSDAYVTEHVTYADLFSHRSGLPAHAGDLLEDLGFDRREVLARLAQQPLFPFRAQHDYTNFGLTAAAEAAAVAAGIPWEELIKFRLFNPAGMEHSSARFEDYVAAENRATPHQRDVDGNWIVTTHQRDPDAQSPAGGICSTANDLGQWLRLQLAGGVLSGEPIIDPAALLAMQTPHSFKGPLSAPSAHANLYGLGMGISVRDDGYTSWSHSGAFLLGTGTNFSMIPGQRLGVVTITNGQPVGLAEATADTVLDLIVHGKVSRDWLGGYMGLFANLYQSETPTDWTELVNNPVAPASLGTYAGTYENDYYGPMMIDDSSGTLVMTLGPQAMTFNLTPYDGDTFLFTPPGENSVGPTGITFEVEDGQSVSVSCEFYDMTGLGTWTRSR; from the coding sequence ATGCCAGCGTTTCTCTTGGTGTCAGGTTTTCGTTACCGCAGTGGTTCGATGTCAGTGGACGCAATCCTGAAAGCCGCCCTGCGGCCTGCCGTGTTCGGAGTGGCGGTTGCGATCGTTGTGGTCGCGTGCTCAAGTGCGATGGCCGACGAGGGCTCGGCAGCGAATCAGGCCCAAACCGGCCCGCCTGGTGATCCTCACCAGAGCGTGACGCGAGAGAATGTTGACACGGCGCTCGCCGGCATTCCGGAACTTGTCGAGAACATGCGTCGGGCGACTGGGGTGCCGGGCATGGCCATCGCCGTCGTGTTTGAGGACGAGGTCGTGTACTCAGCAGGATTTGGCGTGTGCAAACTGGGCAGCGATGATCCAGTCGGACCAGACACGGTCTTTCAGATTGCCTCATTGTCGAAGGCACTCAGCGCCACGGCAGTCGCCGCGATTGTCGGTGACGGTACGATTGCGTGGGAGGATCCGGTGGTTGATCACCTACCTGATTTTAGGCTGTCGGACGCCTATGTCACTGAGCACGTGACCTACGCGGACCTATTTAGTCACCGCAGTGGGTTGCCCGCGCATGCTGGAGATCTGCTGGAGGATCTTGGCTTCGACCGCCGTGAGGTCCTCGCTCGACTTGCCCAGCAGCCGCTCTTTCCCTTTCGCGCCCAGCACGACTACACCAACTTCGGACTGACCGCAGCCGCCGAGGCTGCGGCGGTCGCGGCGGGCATACCATGGGAAGAACTGATCAAGTTCAGGCTGTTCAATCCCGCTGGCATGGAACACTCCTCGGCACGATTTGAGGACTACGTGGCCGCAGAAAACCGTGCCACTCCTCACCAGCGGGACGTTGACGGCAACTGGATCGTGACGACTCACCAGCGAGACCCCGACGCACAATCGCCCGCCGGTGGTATATGCTCCACGGCAAATGACCTCGGCCAATGGCTGCGTCTGCAACTCGCCGGCGGCGTGCTCAGTGGCGAGCCCATTATCGACCCAGCGGCACTGCTCGCCATGCAAACGCCGCACAGCTTCAAGGGCCCCTTGAGTGCACCGAGCGCGCACGCGAACCTGTACGGACTCGGCATGGGCATCAGTGTTCGAGACGACGGATACACCAGCTGGTCCCATTCAGGAGCATTTCTGCTCGGGACTGGAACCAACTTCTCCATGATCCCGGGGCAACGTCTGGGTGTGGTGACCATCACCAACGGCCAACCTGTTGGACTGGCCGAGGCCACCGCGGACACGGTGCTCGATCTGATCGTCCACGGCAAAGTCTCGCGTGACTGGCTCGGTGGATACATGGGGTTGTTTGCAAACCTCTACCAATCGGAGACCCCCACAGACTGGACTGAGCTCGTCAACAATCCGGTGGCGCCGGCTTCGCTGGGCACCTACGCCGGAACTTACGAGAACGATTATTATGGCCCGATGATGATTGACGATTCGTCGGGGACGCTGGTGATGACTCTCGGCCCCCAGGCAATGACGTTTAATTTGACTCCATATGACGGCGACACGTTTCTCTTTACCCCACCAGGTGAGAATTCGGTTGGGCCAACCGGGATCACGTTCGAGGTTGAAGATGGCCAGTCAGTGTCGGTATCGTGCGAGTTCTACGACATGACGGGCCTTGGTACCTGGACGCGGTCGCGCTGA
- a CDS encoding helix-turn-helix transcriptional regulator, with the protein MARNEQLIRQHKLLQLLEESRFGRTVNELKSDLVADLGLTTLHGRTVRRDMEALQAAGYDIQNEMVERGKVYKLGRNHTAVHEIAFSATELIALSIGRELLTPLMGTQYWQGIETFWNKVQEAIPEGVYEHYQRYRKVLYVSGTPSKTYAAQAGMLKTITRSILEHRVVEIEYKSVGRPATRRKIEPYALAVHQSSIYVVAAAPEVTDAAERLRNWKLDRFQHAQVTDDYFKPDSKVDLGKFLSKSIGIFSGESSTQVQIRLGARSAAYLKEDPWHPDQELQPINPKQPSSEDTSSTEQIDEPNVAADFLLTVPASHPRELLPKVLALGADAEVLSPPEYREAVASAIATLAERYGRPTE; encoded by the coding sequence GTGGCACGCAACGAACAGCTGATCCGTCAACACAAGTTGCTGCAATTGCTCGAAGAATCACGCTTCGGGCGGACAGTCAATGAGCTCAAGTCCGACTTGGTCGCCGACCTCGGTCTGACGACGCTGCATGGGCGGACGGTGCGCCGTGACATGGAGGCGTTGCAAGCGGCAGGGTATGACATTCAGAACGAGATGGTCGAGCGAGGCAAGGTATATAAGCTCGGCCGCAATCACACCGCAGTACATGAGATTGCGTTTTCGGCGACCGAGCTGATTGCTCTGTCGATCGGTCGCGAACTACTGACGCCACTGATGGGCACCCAGTACTGGCAGGGTATCGAGACGTTCTGGAATAAAGTTCAGGAGGCAATTCCAGAGGGTGTCTATGAACATTACCAGCGATACCGCAAGGTACTCTACGTATCGGGAACGCCATCGAAGACCTACGCTGCCCAAGCGGGCATGCTTAAAACGATCACCCGGAGTATCCTGGAACACCGTGTGGTCGAAATCGAATACAAATCGGTTGGCCGTCCTGCCACGCGACGCAAAATCGAGCCCTACGCCCTCGCGGTTCATCAAAGTAGTATCTATGTCGTCGCGGCGGCGCCTGAGGTTACCGATGCCGCTGAGAGGTTACGTAATTGGAAGCTCGACCGCTTTCAACACGCCCAAGTTACCGACGACTATTTCAAACCCGATTCCAAAGTGGATCTGGGTAAATTTCTCAGCAAGAGCATCGGGATCTTCTCGGGAGAATCTTCGACACAGGTGCAAATCCGGCTGGGTGCTCGATCTGCCGCTTACTTAAAAGAAGATCCTTGGCATCCCGATCAAGAACTGCAGCCGATCAATCCAAAGCAGCCGTCCAGTGAGGATACGTCTAGCACAGAGCAGATCGACGAACCCAATGTGGCGGCGGATTTTCTGTTGACGGTCCCCGCCTCCCATCCCCGGGAATTGTTACCAAAGGTTCTTGCGTTGGGCGCCGATGCGGAAGTCCTCTCACCACCTGAATACCGCGAGGCCGTCGCTTCCGCCATCGCCACATTGGCGGAACGATATGGTCGTCCGACCGAGTGA
- a CDS encoding fumarylacetoacetate hydrolase family protein — translation MQICKYSDATGRSRVALVEDAQLTPLQMTPELATLADILAAERPISAVESLARSEPIAIDQQTAWLAPIDQQEVWAAGVTYLRSQTARMEESEAAASCYDRVYQADRPELFFKATPSRVSGHGQPLRIRQDATWNVPEPEITLVLSPKLKIVGLTIGNDMSSRDIEGENPLYLPQAKCYDQCAGLGPWIRLYDELPPVDQITVDLKIRRDGATVFEQATSAAEMARRFEDLVEWLGRDNTFATGAFLMTGTGIIPDNDFTLHPGDVVDVTIAGIGTLSNPIVQSTSPTAP, via the coding sequence ATGCAAATCTGCAAATATTCCGACGCAACGGGACGATCGCGCGTCGCCCTCGTCGAGGACGCCCAGCTGACTCCCCTGCAGATGACGCCGGAATTAGCGACTCTGGCTGACATTCTCGCCGCGGAGCGACCGATATCCGCGGTTGAGTCATTGGCTCGTAGCGAACCCATCGCAATCGATCAGCAGACCGCCTGGTTGGCACCGATCGACCAACAAGAAGTGTGGGCGGCGGGAGTCACCTATCTGCGCAGTCAAACCGCACGGATGGAAGAATCCGAGGCAGCGGCATCGTGTTACGATCGCGTCTATCAAGCCGACCGACCGGAGTTGTTTTTCAAAGCAACCCCCAGCCGTGTTAGCGGTCACGGCCAGCCGCTGCGTATCCGTCAAGACGCAACTTGGAACGTCCCCGAACCAGAAATCACACTGGTGCTCTCGCCCAAGCTGAAGATCGTCGGTTTGACGATCGGAAATGACATGAGTTCACGCGACATTGAAGGCGAAAACCCTTTGTATTTGCCCCAGGCCAAGTGCTACGACCAGTGCGCCGGCCTCGGACCGTGGATCCGTCTCTACGACGAATTGCCGCCCGTCGACCAAATTACAGTCGATTTGAAAATTCGCCGCGACGGTGCAACCGTCTTTGAACAAGCGACCAGCGCCGCGGAGATGGCCCGGCGGTTCGAAGATTTGGTCGAATGGCTGGGACGAGATAACACATTCGCCACGGGAGCGTTCCTGATGACGGGTACTGGAATCATCCCCGATAACGATTTCACGCTACATCCCGGCGACGTCGTCGATGTCACCATCGCTGGCATTGGCACGCTCTCCAATCCAATCGTGCAATCCACATCACCTACCGCTCCCTAA
- a CDS encoding S9 family peptidase — protein sequence MKTIQFHFALPACLCQLLVLCHGVSGTAAPPAMSGGPPLPLPVANRTELSLARIYHGPDFNLQQQSMQWDHRDDVLWSMRDNDEGHPEIIRRSLPDGKSTVAISADQFRLPSGERISIDDYIWSPDHQYLLVFTNSVRVWRSHTRGDYWLLDLISKSWRKIGGKDVASQSLMFAKFSPQGDRISYVRDRNLFCETTATGEIQEIATSDRPDLIHGTFDWVYEEELKLTRGFEFSPDGSKLAFWQLDESEVPMHSLIDNTSERYPIIKRFAYPKVGQINAAAKIGVYDFETKQTVWLRIAGDPRQHYLAGLRWLPPAAIGANERLLVQQLNRRQNENRLWLCDALTGDCVVLLTDTSPGWLMHQAKMLFLPEQETDSGDGVLRETIDLLWLSERTGYRHLYRVAIMPWLMTSPVDTSEELTEAGVHRGVSLEPITTGPWDVIELSAVSQSTGDVFFTASPDAPTRRALYTTASNRQMPEPHPQRVSPADNGTFQYQLSHSASYALETWSAFSVAPVIRLVHLAPYSRMEILEDNAAAEAAISALNPIEQQFISLPIDDQISLDAWIMLPTSTDSAEELEHSIPLVVHVYGEPAGQTVRDAYGGRTYLWHRYLTQLGFAVASIDNRGSASPRGREFRQIVHGKLGVLPPADQAAGVGELLKRFPQIDPDRVGVWGWSGGGSTTLHSVFRYPEIYAAGIAVAPVSDQLDYDTIYQERYMGLVEDDRQRFVDGSPLTHAEGLDDPLLIIHGTGDDNVHFASTQRLINRLVALGKQFQMMAYPGRSHAISEGEGTVMHLHQLMTDFLVRTLHPQP from the coding sequence ATGAAAACTATCCAGTTCCATTTTGCCTTGCCCGCCTGCTTGTGCCAACTCCTGGTTTTGTGCCATGGTGTGTCCGGTACTGCTGCCCCCCCGGCTATGAGTGGCGGACCACCGTTGCCACTGCCGGTCGCTAACCGCACGGAGTTATCGCTCGCCCGAATCTATCATGGTCCCGATTTCAACTTGCAACAGCAGTCAATGCAATGGGACCACCGTGACGACGTCTTGTGGTCGATGCGCGACAATGATGAGGGCCATCCGGAGATCATTCGTCGATCGCTTCCTGATGGCAAGTCAACCGTCGCTATCTCAGCGGATCAGTTCCGTCTTCCCAGCGGTGAGCGGATCTCGATTGACGATTACATCTGGTCGCCCGACCACCAATACTTACTCGTGTTCACCAACTCGGTGCGGGTTTGGCGGTCCCACACCCGTGGAGACTACTGGCTGCTCGATCTAATTTCGAAGTCGTGGCGGAAAATTGGCGGGAAAGATGTTGCGAGCCAATCGTTGATGTTTGCGAAGTTTTCTCCCCAGGGCGATCGCATTTCCTACGTTCGTGATCGTAATCTATTCTGCGAAACTACTGCTACCGGTGAGATCCAGGAGATCGCGACGAGCGACCGACCAGATCTCATCCATGGAACCTTTGACTGGGTCTACGAAGAAGAACTCAAACTCACACGAGGGTTCGAGTTCAGCCCAGACGGGAGTAAGCTAGCCTTTTGGCAATTGGATGAATCGGAAGTTCCAATGCACTCTCTGATCGATAATACGTCGGAAAGGTATCCGATTATCAAACGGTTCGCGTACCCGAAAGTCGGCCAAATCAATGCTGCCGCGAAGATCGGCGTATACGATTTTGAGACGAAGCAAACGGTGTGGCTGCGAATCGCAGGTGATCCACGCCAACACTACCTCGCCGGCTTGCGATGGTTACCCCCGGCTGCAATCGGTGCCAATGAACGTTTGTTGGTTCAACAACTCAATCGGCGTCAAAATGAAAACCGCTTATGGTTGTGCGACGCCTTGACGGGCGATTGCGTAGTGTTGCTGACAGACACCAGTCCTGGATGGCTGATGCACCAAGCGAAGATGCTCTTTTTACCCGAGCAAGAAACCGATTCGGGTGATGGTGTCTTGCGTGAAACAATCGATCTGCTTTGGTTGAGTGAACGAACCGGCTACCGGCATCTGTACCGGGTCGCCATCATGCCGTGGTTAATGACTAGCCCCGTGGATACGAGCGAAGAACTAACCGAAGCCGGCGTGCATCGCGGGGTTTCGCTGGAGCCAATCACGACGGGGCCCTGGGACGTGATCGAGCTCAGTGCTGTCAGCCAGTCTACGGGCGATGTTTTTTTTACCGCGTCGCCAGACGCCCCCACTAGGCGAGCGCTCTACACGACCGCGAGCAACCGGCAAATGCCCGAACCCCACCCGCAACGAGTTTCGCCAGCAGATAATGGCACCTTTCAGTACCAGCTTAGCCACTCAGCAAGCTATGCACTGGAAACTTGGTCAGCATTTTCGGTAGCTCCGGTCATCCGTTTGGTACACCTTGCCCCCTACTCGCGAATGGAGATTTTGGAGGACAACGCTGCTGCAGAGGCGGCAATTTCTGCATTAAATCCAATCGAGCAGCAGTTTATATCGCTTCCGATTGACGACCAGATCTCCCTGGACGCATGGATCATGCTGCCGACGTCAACCGATAGTGCTGAGGAACTCGAACACTCCATACCGCTGGTGGTGCATGTGTATGGCGAGCCGGCGGGCCAGACTGTTCGTGATGCATACGGAGGTCGTACGTATCTGTGGCATCGCTATCTGACGCAACTCGGATTTGCAGTCGCCAGCATCGACAACCGCGGATCAGCGTCACCCCGCGGACGCGAATTCAGGCAGATTGTCCATGGGAAGTTGGGGGTATTACCGCCCGCCGATCAAGCCGCGGGCGTTGGCGAACTACTCAAACGCTTTCCCCAAATCGATCCAGATCGTGTCGGCGTGTGGGGATGGAGCGGCGGGGGATCAACGACGCTGCACAGTGTTTTCCGCTACCCTGAAATCTATGCTGCCGGAATTGCGGTCGCTCCGGTCTCCGACCAACTCGACTACGACACGATTTACCAAGAGCGTTATATGGGATTGGTCGAAGATGACCGCCAACGATTCGTCGATGGATCGCCGCTGACGCATGCCGAGGGTCTCGACGACCCGCTCCTGATCATTCACGGCACGGGCGATGACAATGTTCACTTCGCTTCAACGCAGCGATTGATCAACCGGCTGGTAGCACTCGGCAAGCAATTTCAGATGATGGCCTACCCTGGTCGGTCCCATGCTATTTCCGAGGGCGAAGGGACTGTGATGCATTTGCACCAGTTGATGACTGATTTCCTCGTCCGGACGCTCCATCCCCAGCCATGA
- a CDS encoding flavodoxin domain-containing protein, which produces MAKCCSPLTSTRAANLIAGAALVTAAMLSMWWTPGDWWIATPLPSRWNLATLVLASFLAMLVWTWQRTRANVKSQAVRREGLHRMDPQLERSYFDGVLVVYASETGFAESLAQQTCAQLEQLGCDIRLTPIDAVTHEQLAAARQALFIASTAGQGDPPDHAIEFSQSVMQQVTSLDSLQFGVLALGDRSYDEFCAFGHQINDWLRACGARELFSVIEVDDEDAIALQTWHVRVESLSQTSVV; this is translated from the coding sequence ATGGCCAAGTGTTGCTCACCGCTAACATCGACCAGGGCTGCCAACCTCATCGCAGGGGCAGCCTTGGTCACCGCAGCAATGTTAAGCATGTGGTGGACGCCGGGAGATTGGTGGATCGCCACCCCGCTACCATCGCGTTGGAACTTGGCTACGCTGGTACTGGCGAGCTTCTTGGCAATGCTTGTTTGGACTTGGCAGCGCACTCGTGCCAACGTCAAATCCCAGGCAGTTCGTCGTGAGGGGCTGCACCGCATGGATCCGCAACTCGAACGTAGCTATTTTGATGGCGTTCTCGTTGTGTACGCAAGTGAAACAGGTTTCGCTGAATCGCTAGCCCAGCAAACCTGTGCTCAACTAGAGCAACTCGGCTGTGACATTCGATTGACGCCGATCGACGCAGTCACGCATGAACAGCTGGCCGCAGCCAGACAGGCATTGTTCATCGCCAGTACCGCCGGCCAGGGCGATCCGCCCGATCACGCGATCGAGTTTTCTCAGTCAGTCATGCAGCAGGTGACAAGCCTGGATTCTTTGCAATTTGGCGTGTTGGCGCTCGGCGATCGCAGCTACGACGAGTTCTGTGCTTTCGGTCATCAGATCAACGATTGGCTGCGAGCCTGCGGCGCGCGGGAATTGTTCAGCGTGATCGAAGTGGATGATGAAGACGCTATCGCGCTTCAGACCTGGCACGTTCGTGTCGAATCGCTCTCACAGACCAGTGTCGTCTAA
- a CDS encoding DUF4198 domain-containing protein yields MKRFFLSTLLLVSLLPATSFAHKVWLRPSQTVLSGPEPWVTVDAAVSNDLFYFNHFPLRLDGLEIIAPSGTAVTAENQSVGKYRSVFDLPLTEKGTYRIAIVNRGVFAGWEEDGERKRFRGTPEMLADAIPANAENVQVTESIGRIETFVTNGAPSIESIQPTGEGVELVPLTHPNDLYAGETTKFRLVVNGEPVEGMEVTVIRGETRYRNAQDEVQLTTDANGEFSVAWDEPGMYWLETSTEDKKTSVPQANSRRLSYAATLEVLPQ; encoded by the coding sequence ATGAAACGTTTTTTTCTATCCACACTGTTGCTCGTATCCTTACTACCGGCGACTAGTTTCGCTCATAAAGTTTGGTTGCGTCCCTCACAAACCGTTCTCTCGGGGCCAGAACCTTGGGTGACGGTCGATGCGGCTGTCTCGAACGACCTGTTCTATTTCAACCACTTTCCTCTCAGGCTTGACGGACTGGAAATCATTGCCCCGAGTGGCACCGCGGTCACCGCTGAAAACCAATCGGTCGGCAAATACCGCAGTGTCTTCGATCTACCCCTGACGGAAAAAGGCACCTATCGTATCGCCATCGTCAACCGTGGCGTGTTCGCTGGCTGGGAAGAGGACGGCGAACGAAAGCGATTTCGAGGCACGCCAGAAATGCTTGCGGACGCCATTCCAGCCAATGCGGAAAACGTGCAAGTCACCGAGAGCATCGGTCGAATTGAAACATTCGTCACCAACGGTGCGCCTTCTATCGAGTCGATCCAGCCAACCGGAGAGGGCGTCGAGTTAGTTCCCCTCACGCATCCTAACGATCTTTATGCCGGTGAGACCACCAAGTTCCGCTTGGTAGTCAACGGTGAGCCGGTCGAAGGCATGGAAGTTACCGTCATTCGTGGCGAAACTCGCTATCGCAACGCCCAGGACGAAGTGCAGTTGACCACCGACGCGAACGGTGAGTTTTCCGTCGCTTGGGACGAACCGGGCATGTACTGGCTAGAGACCAGCACCGAAGACAAAAAGACGTCAGTGCCGCAGGCGAATAGTCGTCGCCTGAGCTATGCCGCCACTCTCGAAGTCTTGCCACAGTAG
- a CDS encoding DUF2271 domain-containing protein, which translates to MNTKLTGVILFLALAGVGWADEPTADVELTIEIPRMNVSEYHRPYVAVWIQDEDRQAVANLTVWYQMTESQEGAGTKWLPDLRQWWRRSGRSLKMPVDGVSAATRPAGDHKLSFAFTDPRFAKLSPGDYSLVVEASREVGGRELLTLPFTWPSEKLQVQEAKGEEELGEIKLTLQPAK; encoded by the coding sequence ATGAACACAAAACTGACCGGTGTGATTTTATTTCTCGCTTTGGCGGGCGTAGGTTGGGCGGACGAGCCTACCGCTGACGTGGAGCTTACGATCGAGATCCCGCGCATGAACGTCTCGGAATACCATCGCCCTTACGTTGCGGTATGGATCCAAGACGAAGACCGCCAGGCCGTTGCCAACCTCACCGTTTGGTATCAAATGACGGAATCACAAGAGGGTGCGGGAACGAAGTGGTTGCCGGACCTACGGCAGTGGTGGCGCCGCTCCGGCCGCAGCTTAAAAATGCCCGTTGATGGTGTTTCCGCTGCCACACGTCCAGCTGGCGACCACAAATTATCGTTTGCCTTCACGGATCCTCGTTTCGCTAAATTATCGCCAGGAGACTACAGTCTCGTCGTTGAAGCCTCACGGGAAGTTGGTGGACGTGAACTACTAACGCTGCCCTTCACCTGGCCTTCCGAGAAACTTCAGGTGCAGGAGGCCAAGGGGGAGGAAGAACTCGGTGAAATCAAATTGACCTTACAGCCAGCAAAGTAA
- a CDS encoding PepSY-associated TM helix domain-containing protein: MPANTESDITPRKYRLRTIIAWHWISSAVSLVGMMLFAITGITLNHAAQIKSDVVTETLSAELPPQLLATLNASAADGLEPLPVELSDWLGDQFRKPIGRRSAEWSEDEIYISMPGPGSDAWLAIDRETGAVEFEQTHRGWVSYFNDLHKGRNTGAAWKWVLDLFALSTLVFCVTGLLLLIEHARRRSMTWPLVGLGLVAPWLVAILLIH; this comes from the coding sequence ATGCCTGCCAACACAGAATCCGACATCACGCCTCGCAAGTATCGTTTGCGAACGATCATTGCGTGGCATTGGATTAGTTCAGCTGTCAGTCTTGTAGGCATGATGTTGTTCGCGATCACGGGAATCACCCTCAATCACGCCGCTCAGATTAAGTCAGACGTTGTTACCGAGACGCTGTCGGCCGAGTTACCACCGCAACTACTCGCAACCCTTAACGCCTCTGCCGCTGACGGTCTTGAGCCACTGCCGGTCGAACTCTCCGATTGGCTGGGCGATCAATTTCGAAAGCCGATCGGCCGACGTTCGGCGGAGTGGTCAGAAGATGAAATTTACATCTCGATGCCTGGCCCTGGCAGTGACGCGTGGCTGGCGATCGATCGCGAGACGGGGGCAGTCGAATTTGAACAGACACACCGCGGCTGGGTTTCTTATTTCAACGACTTGCACAAAGGGCGTAACACCGGGGCGGCGTGGAAGTGGGTATTGGATCTTTTCGCACTGTCCACACTCGTATTCTGCGTGACCGGATTGCTGTTGCTGATCGAACATGCGCGGCGTCGTAGTATGACCTGGCCACTGGTTGGTCTCGGATTGGTTGCACCGTGGTTGGTCGCAATTCTGCTCATTCACTAA
- a CDS encoding DUF1559 family PulG-like putative transporter, producing the protein MRQRIRPAFTLVELLVVIAIIGVLVGLLLPAVQAAREAARAMQCGNNLKQVGLGLHNYASTYNGAFPNNGYSWPGGYPSDYSPLAKILPFLEQAQLQSLIDFDIYMGHPALADLPVGLQEAAGTRVATYECPSDVNATLHSLTMPSGASIQIAGTSYSMNQGSGLDGVFHPGNGVKSDGLCWVGAKVGFRDILDGTSNTIVFAETTIGSGLEVATPTPAMDVRSNRATANTGINATLAEAADAGGFSGIESFISGWSGDRNHYWLRGSVPSGPIINGRLTPNSPVPDMVYGSSKITAARSYHTGFAKVAMADGSVRNVTDSVDRAVWHASWTKQGNEVKTVTSE; encoded by the coding sequence ATGCGGCAGCGAATCCGCCCTGCCTTCACGCTCGTCGAACTATTAGTGGTGATCGCAATCATTGGCGTGCTGGTGGGATTGCTACTTCCCGCCGTGCAAGCCGCTCGTGAAGCCGCACGGGCGATGCAATGCGGAAACAACCTCAAACAGGTCGGGTTGGGTCTGCACAATTACGCATCAACGTATAACGGTGCCTTTCCGAACAATGGGTATTCATGGCCCGGCGGGTACCCCAGCGACTATTCGCCGCTTGCCAAAATCCTCCCGTTTCTAGAACAAGCGCAGCTGCAGAGCCTCATCGACTTTGATATTTACATGGGGCACCCGGCGTTGGCTGATCTGCCTGTTGGTTTGCAAGAAGCGGCTGGGACACGAGTCGCAACCTATGAATGCCCGAGTGATGTCAATGCAACCTTACATAGCCTCACGATGCCCTCGGGTGCGAGCATTCAAATTGCCGGCACCAGCTACAGCATGAATCAGGGCAGCGGACTCGACGGCGTATTCCATCCTGGCAATGGTGTCAAATCAGACGGGCTTTGTTGGGTGGGTGCGAAGGTTGGTTTTCGCGATATCTTAGATGGCACCAGCAATACGATCGTGTTCGCCGAAACGACGATCGGTTCCGGATTAGAAGTCGCGACTCCCACGCCCGCGATGGATGTTCGCTCCAACCGTGCGACAGCCAATACGGGAATCAACGCAACTCTCGCTGAGGCTGCGGACGCCGGCGGATTCAGCGGCATCGAATCATTCATCAGTGGTTGGAGTGGCGATCGCAATCATTACTGGCTACGAGGCAGCGTACCGAGCGGTCCGATTATCAATGGGCGGCTGACACCGAACAGCCCCGTCCCGGACATGGTTTATGGTTCATCCAAAATCACGGCGGCGCGCAGCTACCATACAGGATTCGCGAAAGTCGCGATGGCCGACGGTAGTGTTCGAAACGTGACCGACTCAGTCGATCGCGCAGTCTGGCATGCGAGTTGGACGAAGCAAGGCAACGAAGTGAAAACGGTCACTTCGGAGTAG